A genomic window from Ursus arctos isolate Adak ecotype North America unplaced genomic scaffold, UrsArc2.0 scaffold_25, whole genome shotgun sequence includes:
- the SLC25A29 gene encoding mitochondrial basic amino acids transporter isoform X1, protein MALDFLAGCAGGVAGVLVGHPFDTVKVRLQVQSVEKPQYRGTLHCFQSIIKQESVLGLYKGLGSPLMGLTFINALVFGVQGNTLRALGRDTPLNQFLAGAAAGAIQCVICCPMELAKTRLQLQDAGPARTYRGSLHCLAQIYRREGVRGVNRGMASTLLRETPSFGVYFLAYDVLTRALGCEPGDRLLVPKLLLAGGTSGILSWLSTYPVDVVKSRLQADGLRGAPRYDGFVDCVRQSYRAEGWRVFTRGLASTLLRAFPVNAATFATVTVVLTYARGPEPRPDGEAVPAAPAAPSGSGLPQPSSL, encoded by the exons GTGCGGCTTCAGGTCCAGAGCGTGGAGAAGCCTCAGTACCGAGGGACCTTGCACTGCTTCCAGTCAATCATCAAGCAGGAGAGT GTGCTGGGCCTGTACAAGGGCCTGGGCTCGCCCCTCATGGGGCTCACCTTCATCAACGCGCTGGTGTTCGGCGTGCAGGGCAACACCTTGCGGGCGCTGGGCCGCGACACGCCGCTGAACCAGTTCCTGGCCGGCGCGGCGGCGGGCGCCATCCAGTGCGTCATCTGCTGCCCCATGGAGCTGGCCAAGACGCGGCTGCAGCTGCAGGACGCGGGGCCGGCGCGCACCTACCGCGGCTCGCTGCACTGCCTGGCGCAGATCTACCGGCGCGAGGGCGTGCGCGGCGTCAACCGCGGCATGGCGTCCACGCTGCTGCGCGAGACGCCCAGCTTCGGCGTCTACTTCCTGGCGTACGACGTGCTGACACGCGCGCTCGGCTGCGAGCCCGGCGACCGGCTGCTGGTGCCCAAGCTGCTGCTGGCGGGCGGCACGTCGGGCATCCTGTCCTGGCTGTCCACCTACCCCGTGGACGTGGTCAAGTCGCGGCTGCAGGCCGATGGGCTGCGGGGCGCCCCGCGCTACGACGGCTTCGTGGACTGCGTGCGCCAGAGCTACCGCGCCGAGGGCTGGCGCGTGTTCACGCGCGGCCTGGCCTCCACGCTGCTGCGCGCCTTCCCCGTCAACGCCGCCACTTTCGCCACCGTCACCGTGGTGCTCACGTACGCGCGCGGCCCCGAGCCCCGGCCCGACGGCGAGGCCGTGCCGGCCGCGCCCGCCGCCCCTTCGGGGTCCGGCCTGCCTCAGCCCTCCAGCCTGTGA
- the SLC25A29 gene encoding mitochondrial basic amino acids transporter isoform X2, which yields MGLTFINALVFGVQGNTLRALGRDTPLNQFLAGAAAGAIQCVICCPMELAKTRLQLQDAGPARTYRGSLHCLAQIYRREGVRGVNRGMASTLLRETPSFGVYFLAYDVLTRALGCEPGDRLLVPKLLLAGGTSGILSWLSTYPVDVVKSRLQADGLRGAPRYDGFVDCVRQSYRAEGWRVFTRGLASTLLRAFPVNAATFATVTVVLTYARGPEPRPDGEAVPAAPAAPSGSGLPQPSSL from the coding sequence ATGGGGCTCACCTTCATCAACGCGCTGGTGTTCGGCGTGCAGGGCAACACCTTGCGGGCGCTGGGCCGCGACACGCCGCTGAACCAGTTCCTGGCCGGCGCGGCGGCGGGCGCCATCCAGTGCGTCATCTGCTGCCCCATGGAGCTGGCCAAGACGCGGCTGCAGCTGCAGGACGCGGGGCCGGCGCGCACCTACCGCGGCTCGCTGCACTGCCTGGCGCAGATCTACCGGCGCGAGGGCGTGCGCGGCGTCAACCGCGGCATGGCGTCCACGCTGCTGCGCGAGACGCCCAGCTTCGGCGTCTACTTCCTGGCGTACGACGTGCTGACACGCGCGCTCGGCTGCGAGCCCGGCGACCGGCTGCTGGTGCCCAAGCTGCTGCTGGCGGGCGGCACGTCGGGCATCCTGTCCTGGCTGTCCACCTACCCCGTGGACGTGGTCAAGTCGCGGCTGCAGGCCGATGGGCTGCGGGGCGCCCCGCGCTACGACGGCTTCGTGGACTGCGTGCGCCAGAGCTACCGCGCCGAGGGCTGGCGCGTGTTCACGCGCGGCCTGGCCTCCACGCTGCTGCGCGCCTTCCCCGTCAACGCCGCCACTTTCGCCACCGTCACCGTGGTGCTCACGTACGCGCGCGGCCCCGAGCCCCGGCCCGACGGCGAGGCCGTGCCGGCCGCGCCCGCCGCCCCTTCGGGGTCCGGCCTGCCTCAGCCCTCCAGCCTGTGA